The DNA window TTAACAGCATCTGCAAGTTTATCAACCCCACGCAGCATTGCACTACGAGCGTCTTCACTGAACTTAATCTCTTTTGCCATGTTAACTGTTACCTCCTAATTTTTATCTCGTTTTATATGAGCCTATTAGCCAATTACAGCTAGAATATCGCTTTCGCGTAAAATTAAAAATTCGTTGTTTTCATATTTCACTTCTGTACCTGCATATTTAGAGAAGATGATACGGTCTCCTTCTTTCACATCTAAGTCTACGCGTGTACCGTTATCAAGTACTCGTCCAGTTCCTATAGCAACAACTTTACCTTCTTGCGGTTTCTCTTTAGCAGAGTCTGGAAGTACGATGCCAGATGCTGTTTTTTCCTCAGCTTCGATTAATTCGATTACAATACGATCACCTAATGGTCTTAACAAGTGAAACTACCTCCCTAAAATAGTAGAATTTAATATTATTAGCACTCTTACTCTTCGAGTGCTAACACACTTATAATAATAATTAATTACAGAACATTTTGCAAGTGAGAAGAATATTTTTTCTTTTATTTTGTATTTCCTTTACAATAAAAGAAACTAGATAAATGGAGAGGTATTAAAATACATGAAACAACAAAAGACAGCCATATACATATTAATCGTTTACTGCATGATGCAACTATCAGGAGCACTCTTTATACCGCTACTTCGCAAATTTTTTACCTCGTTAGATGTTGAAAATCCAATACTCATTGCTGCTGGTTGGTGGATATTTCTAAGTATGGGGATTGGTACAGTCATAACCCTACTTATTATTCGTAAAGATAAAGCATTTTTACGACCTCTTAAAGGAGCACCGTTTAGCTTAGCGAAAACAATTGGCTGGGGAGTAATCGGATTCTTCTTAGTATTTTTAGGACAAATCATTGCTGCAAACATTGAGCTTGCACTTGGGGTGGAGCCTGGGTCTCAAAATACAGCACAATTTATTGAAATCGCCCGCGGTGTGCCATTTGTGGTTTTTTCCATTGTCATTTTTGCTCCAATATTAGAAGAGCTGATTTTCCGTCGCATTATATTCGGTATGTTATTACCAAAAACAAATTTCTTTGTAGCGGCTTCCATAAGTGCTATTGCGTTTGGGGCTATACACTTTGAATTTACGCACATCCTACTATATGCCGTCTCGGGATTTATATTCGCTTATATTTATTATAAAACTAAGCGAATCCTCGCTTCGATTGTGTCTCATATGTTATTAAACGGATTTGTGACTGTTTTCCAATTTTATGGAGATACCATACAAAAATTCCTTGAAACTTATTCGCAAATGCCATAAAGAAAAGCCTTCTACCGATTTTGCAATGCGGTGGAAGGCTTTCTTCATTATTCTGTATCTTCGTTTCGAATCAAGTAAATAAGCGTCTGTAATTCTACTGACAGATCAATAGTATGTACACGAATGGCATCAGACGTGCTTAACCTCACTGGTGTAAAGTTTAGTATCCCTTTAACCGTCGTGCCGGTTAAACGATCTGCCACTTCTTGTGCTGAACGACTTGGTAACGTAAAAATGACTAATTCTATTCCGTACTCTTTCAGCTTTTCTACCATTACACTAGAATGAAAAACGGGAATATCACTCATAATTGTTCCCTCTACAGGAGCTTTTGTATCAAAAGCAACGACAATTTTAGTATTGTGGTTTTTTTGAAAGTTATATTTAAGAAAAGCAGTTCCTAAACTACCAACCCCTATAAGTGCCACATTTGCCGCTTCATCCTGGTCTAACGTTTTTCTAAAAAATTCGAGCAGGTTAGGCACGTCATATCCATATCCTTTTTTGCCAAGTGCACCAAAATGAGAAAAATCACGTCGTATTGTTGCGGAATCAATTTTCATTGCATCGCTTAACTCTTGTGAGGAAACTCTTTTGTGTCCTGCATTATGAAAGCTTTGCAAAAATCTATAATATAGAGGAAGTCTTTTCGTTGTTGCTTGAGGAATCCTCGGTGCTTCAGGTTTCATAAAAATCCTCCTATTTCATTCGAACAAATTGTTATTATCTTACTAGACATTTCGTGTTATGTAAAGACTAGAGCGTTGCAACGTTCCGCCCTATCTATTACACTTAAGAATAGAATTGAGGTGCGAATCATCGTGATCGTTTTACAAGTCAATCAAGTAACGAAATCCTTTAATGGGGAAGATATATTAACAAACGTAAAGCTAGAGGTTCAAGACCGTGACCGAGTTGCTCTCGTTGGTCGAAATGGTGCTGGAAAGTCTACTTTACTTAAAATAATTGCAGGCGAAATGTCATATGATACTGGCGATATTATTATGCCCAAAAATGTTCGCTTAGGATATTTAGAACAACATGCAGGACTCGAATCTAAGCTCTCCATCTGGGAGGAAATGAAGTCCATTTTTAGTCATTTAATTGAATCAGAAAAAGAGCTTCGTTCATTAGAATCACAAATGGCTGATCCTTCTATATATGAGAATGCAGATGCGTACGCACGTGTAACTGCTGCATATGACGAATTACAGCTCGCTTTTAATGAAGCTGGAGGCTACCGATTTGAATCGGACATCCGCTCGATTCTACATGGAATGCAGTTCTTCCCAGAAGATTATGACAAGCCTGTCCAAGCGTTATCCGGTGGCCAAAAAACGAGATTTGCATTAGCGAAAATGCTACTTAGCAAGCCAGATTTACTCATTCTCGATGAGCCGACTAATCATTTGGACATTCAAACTCTGAGCTTTTTAGAGAACTACTTAAAAAACTATAGTGGCGCTATCTTAATCGTTTCACATGACCGCTACTTTTTAGACCAAGTAGTGAATTTTGTGTACGAAGTATCACGTCATAATGTTACAAGATATGTCGGAAATTATAGTTCCTACTTAGATCAAAAGGCGAAAAACTATGAACTAGACAAAAAGAAATACGAAAAGCAGCAAGAAGAAAAAGCGAAATTGGAAGACTTCGTTAGTCGTAATCTAGCTCGTGCCTCCACGACAAAAATGGCTCAATCTCGAAGAAAAGTGATTGAAAAAACAGATTGGATGGATTCACCAGATGGAGACGAAAAGTCCGCTTCTTTTGGATTCACAATCGATCGTCCAAGTGGAAATGATGTATTGCGACTAGAAGAAGTTGCAGTCGGCTATCCTAACAAAACCGTTTCATCGAATATCTCCTTTTCCGTTTACAAACAAGATCGCATTGCATTAGTTGGACCAAATGGCGTTGGGAAATCTACTTTACTTAAAACCCTTATGAAACAGCTAGACAATGCTGGTGGTAAGATCCAATACGGAACAAACGTCCAATTTGGCTACTACGACCAAGAGCAAGCCGCTCTATCTGGCAATAAAACTGTCTTAAAAGAATTATGGGACGAATGGCCACTTATGAATGAAAAAGATGTTCGTACGGTATTAGGTCGTTTCCTATTTACAGGGGACGATGTGCAAAAAACAGTTTCTACTTTATCTGGTGGAGAAAAAGCTAGGCTTGCACTTGCAAAACTTATGTTGTTAAAAGCAAATACGCTTGTTCTCGATGAGCCTACGAATCATTTAGACTTAGATAGTAAAGAAGTATTGGAAAATGCATTACTCGATTTCCCTGGCACGATTATATTTGTTTCCCATGACCGGTACTTTATTAATCGAATTGCTACAAAAGTAATTGAGTTAGCTTCGGATAACTCTAGTCTTTTCTTAGGCGATTATGATTATTACTTAGAAAAAAAAGAAGAGTTGGAAGAACTTGCACTAGAAAAGGCAGTTGTTGAAAAAACAGTTGTCACGAAGGCGAACACTTCTACGATCGATAAGGAAGCGAAGAAAAAAGAACGCCAACTTCGACGTCAGCTAGAGGAGTTAGAAAGTCAGATTCCAACAGTAGATGCAGAAATAGCTTCTATAGAAGAAAAGCTATGTGATCCGGAAATCTTCCAAGATCATGAAGCCGTGCAGCAATTCCAATACACACTAGACGAATTAAGAGAAAAACAAGATGATTTGTCGAATGAATGGCTTGAACTACAAGAACAACTAGAAAAAATAGAAGCAAACTAAAAAGCAGCGTAAACCATGATATTGGTTTACGTTGCTTTTTTTGAAAGAATCGATTTTTGCAAATGATCATCCGATTATCTGTGTAAATCATCCGATTTTTACTCATAATCATCCGATTTCCATGCCGAATGATCCGATTATTTGAGTGAATCATCCGATTTTTGCGGATAACCATCCGATTCCACAGATTTAGTCAAACAGGAGCAATAGTTATTTGTCGATTCTTGCTCATATATGTTGGTCAATAGCAAATTTCAATAAATATTTTTTCCACATATTTATTCACAGTATAAATACCGTAATACCAACATATCAACAGGTTTATCCACATTGTCCACAGATTCAAATCTTAGTTTTCCACATAATTGTTTGTAAAGCAGACACAATATATTGAAATTTCACAAGTTACCAACAGGTTATGCACAAATTGTGCATAAGTACGAATGTTCTCTCTTGACAACTTTAAAAAAACCATTTTAAAAAATCCTCTTTTCTTGTCGAAGAAAAGAGGATTTCGTTTATTTCCAGCTATTTAATTCCAAACCTGGTCGAGCATTCATCGACATATCGCCTGTTTTACCTGTCGAAAACTTGGAGCTACCTGCCGCAGCAATCATCGCTGCATTGTCTGTGCACAATTTTATTGGTGGCACATAAAATGGAATATTTTCTTTTGCAAATGTTTCTTCTAGTGATTGACGAAGTCCTTTATTCGCAGCAACACCACCTGCGGCAATGACTTGCTTCACATTAAACTCACGTGCAGCTCTTAATGTTTTAGCTGTTAATACTTCAATCACGCTTTCCTGGAAGCCTGCTGCTAAATGGTTGGGATTGATTGCTTCCCCTCGCTGCTCCGCATTATGCTGATAATTAATAACCGCTGATTTTAAGCCACTAAAGCTGAAATCATACGAACCTTCTTCGAGCCAAGCTCTTGGAAATGGCACAGCTCCATCACTTTCGTTTGCTAACCGGTCGATATGTGGACCACCTGGATACGGCAAATTCAACACTCGCGCTACTTTATCGTATGCTTCACCTGCTGCGTCATCTCGCGTTTCTCCGATTAATTCAAATTGCCCGTCCTCTTTCATTAAGACTAGTTCCGTATGTCCTCCTGAAACTACTAACGCAAGAAGTGGAAATTCCATCGACTGCACTAGTGCATTGGCGTAAATATGCCCGGCAATATGATGGACACCAACAAGTGGAAGCCCGTGTGCAAACGTAAATGCTTTTGCGGCATTTATTCCGATTAAAAGTGCACCTACAAGTCCTGGTCCTTCTGTTACTGCTACTGCATCCAGATCCTGTGGCGTCATATTCGCTTGCTTCAACGCCTCTTCGATCACTATCGTAATTTGCTCCACATGATGTCTTGAAGCAATTTCTGGTACAACTCCACCGAAACGTTTATGACTTTCGATTTGAGAAGCGACCACATTGGAAATGATTTCGCGGCCATTTTTCACGATGGAAGCTGCCGTTTCATCACAGCTCGTTTCTATTCCTAATATATATTGATCTTTTGTCATTTAAATTCCACCCACATCACAAGAGCATCCTCCTGCGTATCTGTATAATAGTTTTTTCGTATGCCGCCGTCTTGGAAGCCTAATTTATAATACAAGTTTTTCGCTATGTCATTCGTCACACGTACTTCCAACGTCATGAGCACCACTTTGTGCTCAAGCACGATGCGAATTGCCTCACGCATCAAGCCTTCACCGATTTTGTGTCCTCGCATACGCTCTGCAACCGCTACATTTGTTATATGACTTTCATCCATTACAAGCCACATACCGCAGTAGCCAACGATTTCCTTTTCCTCTGTTTCCGCCACAATATAGTAGGCGTACAGATTAGTCGTCATTTCATGTTCAAATGCTTCTTTCGTCCAAGGAACCGTGAACGCTTCTTCTTCTATTAATAAGACTTGATCGATATCTTCCAGCGTCATTTTGCGATACGTAATTGTTTTAGTTTTCATTTTTCTTCTGCTCTTTCAACCAGTTCGCTTCTGCTTCCGTCACGCGTAAATACTCTGGCACGATTGCATGTACGTCTGTTGGTTCAGTCTTTTTCGCTAGATCAATTAACACAGCAGCACTTGGCAAAGAGAATCCTGCATCTGTTCGCTGCACTTTATCCCCAAGTACTTCTTTTATCTGCTCCCAATGTATCTCAACATCCGTTCCGACGAATAAAACCGGTTGCCCCATTCCATCCACTGTTTCCAGTAGCTCCACAAGCGACATATGCGCTTCCTTCACCACTTCCCCGTTCGTGTAAATTCCTGCAAACACATTTCCTCGGCGTGCATCCATAATGGCACAAACAATACCAGAGAAGTAGGGTGCGTTACCTGCTAAAACTTGCAGACTTGATACAGAAACAATTGGGATATTTAGTGTCCACGCAAGTGTCTTCCCAATCGTCACGCCAATTCGCACACCTGTGTAAGAACCAGGCCCGTTTGCAACTGCAATTGCATCCAGCTCATTCGGCTTAATATCCGCTTTTTTTAGTAGCTCTTCAATCGCAGGCATTGTCCCGATCGAATGCGTAATTTTAAGGGATGACTTGTACTCTGCAAGCACTTGTCCATCCCTCACAATAGCTATTGCAAGCGGTGTATTTGATGTATCTATTCCTAACCAAATCATGTAAAAAGCTCCTCGCATAATTGTTCATATCGTTCCCCAAAAGGCTCAAACGTAAACTTGCGCTTATCGTCTTCCAAGCGATGAATCTGAATCGCCAATCGCTCAGGTGGCAAATCGTCTTGTATTAAATGGGCCCACTCGATAATACTAACCGCGTCCCCGTAAAACAACTCGTCCCAACCTAAATCTTCCTCACTATTTGCTAGACGATATACATCTAAATGATTGAGAGATAATCTTCCTTCATATTGCTTTAATATCGTAAAGGTAGGGCTATTCACATTTCGTGTAATGCCAAGGCCCTTTGCCACACTTTTCGTAAAAGTTGTTTTGCCCGCTCCTAAGTCTCCCTCTAAAGTGAGCACATCTGAAGGCTGTAATTGATCTGCTAACTGTCGAGCAAGTAGTTCTGTTTCTTGCTCCGAATTAATGATTCGTTCATACATCGTCGGTCGCTATCCTTTCAAGTACAATTCTATTTGCTTCTATTATAAAGAAATACACGACGGAATGTAAGTATGCAGTACTTAAGGAGAATTTTCATGCGTTTAAAAAGAATAAATGTGGCCCATTTCCCTAGTAGTATTGAAAGCTGTATTAATTAAAATGGCTCTGCGCAGGAGTCCGCTGATTTTCGGCAAAAAAAAACAGCCTAATTTACAGAGCTATTAAAATAGTAGTTTTTCAACTAAACTCTTCCTTTATCCAACTATCCACAGCTAAAAGGCAAAAAAGATCACCTCGCCTCAAATTAGCGAAATGATCTTATTCATTACTGCACTAAACGAAGAACCTTTTTTACCGCTTCCTCTCCAGCGTGCTCCCATCTATTTTTATTTTCGATATGTCCGTCTTTATCAATTGGTTTTTGAAATTGATTAAATCCAGTAGAACTCATTAATGAGTTTTCATCATTATCCAAACCAATATTTATAACATGCTTGATGACATAAGGAGTTTGGAATTTAATATGTGCCTCAGACTGATCCAGTTCACCCTCCATCACAACGAAGGGAATTCGTAAATAGATGGTCTCTCCTTCTTCACGCCATAAGATAGAATCAAAGCTCCCTTTATGATATTCCCAATTACTACCTATTGAATAACCAAGACTAGCAATACGATCTTGCATATCACCAAAATAAGCCATTTTACCTTCTAATTCTGTTTGCAATTGTAACAAAGATACCCACTCCTTTTGATCTTGCTCCATCTTATACTTTCCAAAATTCGACGAGAAAATACAAACGAAGCACCCAAGAGGGGCAAATTAATCCGTGAAAAACACGCGTAGTAATCTTTGTAAGAATCCCTTATTTTTAGAAATAGTATTCATTTCTTCTATTTTATAAACAATTAAGCTCGTTAAAATGGCATATCCTGTTTCCCCAAAGTGTAGTCCATCATCTTTTTCTCCTTTTAAAAAGGTAGTATAATCTGGTTTGGAATAAATTTCAGAGAAAAAATCAATCAAGTGACTACCCGTTTCTCTCGCTACTTCTTCTACTGCTTGTGCGTATTTCTTTATCCGTTCATTCGATCTGTTCGGTTGAAGTGCCTCATCTACAGGAGCAGGGGTAATAAGAATTGTTTTTGCTGGACCAATTCGCTTCGTAAACTCATAGAGATTTTGTTTAAACGTCTCAAGATCTACCAATCTATGCGAAGCAGAATCGTTCGCTCCAAATAATATAGTCACGATATCCGGGTTTCTATTAAGTACGTCTGTTGTAAAACGTTCCTTTGCCTGTTCGGTTGTATTCCCTGAAATACCAGCGTTTATAAATTGATAGCCTTTCATTTCAGCGGAAAGCTTACTTGTCAAAATGGGAGAAGGATAGCCTTCTTTTCGCGCGGTGATACTGTCACCGAAGCATACTACTTTCATCATTTCATTTGCTCCTATCCTATATGGAAATAATTTATACTACCATATAGTTTATATTCACGTAATAATGGATAAACAAACATATAGCATTATGCACAATTTGGAGGGAATATTATGGCTCAAAAAAGATTAGCATGGGTGGATGTGACTAAGGGATTTTTAATGATCTTAGTTGTCATCGGTCATTATCCAGGTGAGTTGGATTTCCCACTGATAAAATATATTTACTGGTTTCATATGCCAGCTTTTTTCTTACTAAGCGGCATATTTTTTAAAGAAATGAAGGATAATGAAAGTGCAAATCCCACGATCAAAAAAAGATTTATGCAATTAATGGTACCATATGTATTTTTCCTTTTTGTCATCACAACCATACGTTATAGTATGGAGCTCGCAACAGGAAACTTCGACTTTTCTTGGTACCTACAGGACTTTTGGAAGCTCGTAATCGCTGGTCGCTTTGCGCGAGGCGCATATGGAGTCTTCTGGTTTGTAACAACGTTATTTTTTACTTATCTACTATTCTTGTGGATGACAAAGTATTTAAGTAGATTTAAACAAATTGCACTATTGGTGATTTTCTATTTAGTAGCTCATCTAGAAAGCATCTTCGCAATGCACGTCATAAGCGGCGCACCAGACAAAGCTGCGCAAACAATTCCAATGCTTTGGAATTTAGATGTTGTATTAATGGCCATCGTTTACTTTGCCCTTGGCTATTACGCGAAATCGATTTGGATGCACATAACGACAACTTGGCTACTTGGCTCGATCTTCGTTGTCCTTAGTGCGATTACTGCGGACAAAGTAGGAATATTGGATTATCATCTAAGTATGAAATTTTTACGTTACGATCACCTTGTACTCGACTTAATTATTCCCCTTGCCTTTATCATTGCCATTCTTGGTATTTTCCAAAGGCTAACGAAACTGCTGCCACTCGAGTGGTTAGCGCAAATCGAAAAACATTCGATTTCAATCATGTACTTGCATATTTTTACGGATATTATACTGAACGACTATTTCCATTACGGCATAATTGGATTTACAACATTAGGCGTAAGTATCCCAATTATAGCTTCCATCATCATTCAAAAACTAATACCGTACGGCAAATTCTTCCTCGGTGATGTCCGCGCGAAAAAACCAATACGGATCTAAGATGGACAGGCTAATAAAATTATAGAAAAACCGCCCCTTGTGAGATATCCACTACACCAAGGGGCGGTTTTTTACAATTATTGGCTCTCTGAGACCAATTGTCGACTAACCGAGACTAAATTAACTCTATCCGAGACCATTCTCTGCAAAACCAAGACCAATTCAAAAATTTCTTTGAAGAAGACAATATTCTCTCAAAGGTATGAAATTTTCTAATGAGTAGCATATTAATAAAAGAAAAAGAACACTTGTTCTCATTTGTGTTATAATAAAATGGCAGCAGGGTGGGCGGTGGTTACTTTCTTTAAGGCGGTGATGCCATTGACAATATACGAGACGATCAATTTGTTAATTCAGCTCAGCGCTGTCCTATTAGCAGCTTTTTCAATCGTTGTGACATTGATCATTTTCTTTATAAAAAAGAAATAACCGTCCCCTGAGCAAAAGGTCTGACGGTTATTTCCAACTTCGGGCCAACCGCTCTTTCTGCGGTCTGCAAATTGTAAGACTGGATATTGTCGTATCCAGTCTTTTTCATTGTATGTTTCTCATCTAATTATATACAGACTAGAAATTGTATTCAACTCATTCCTGGATTAGAGTTAACAATAGAAAAGGGAAGACCAATTTTACATAAAATCAAACCTGCATATTTTCCACAATTGTAGCGATTCCCATACCGCCGGCGATACACAAAGTGACTGCACCGTATTTCTTGCCAGTACGCTCTAACTCATGCACCAATTTCGTTAATAAAATCGCGCCTGTTGCACCGATCGGATGACCCATTGCAATGGCTCCTCCATTTGGATTCACTTTACTGTAGTCCAATCCTAGCTCGTTCACACATGCAACCGCTTGTGAAGCGAATGCTTCGTTTAGTTCCACTACGTCTAAATCTGCAATTGTTAAATCCGTCTGCTTCAATGCTTTTAACATAGCATATACAGGGCCCATTCCCATTAGTTCTGGTGAACAGCCTACAGAAGCTTGTGCAATTACGCGGGCTTTAGGTTTAAACCCACGCTTTAATGCTTCTTCTTCGGACATCACTAACAATGCAGCTGCTCCGTCATTACGACCACTCGCATTCCCAGCAGTTACGGTACCACCTTCTTTAAACACAGGTTTCAACGCTGCTAGCTTCTCCAAAGTCGTTTCGCGCGGATGCTCATCGACTTTAAACTCCACAATACCTTTACGCGTTTTCACTGGATAAGGAGCGATTTCCTTTTCGAAATACCCTTTTTCAATAGCAATTTTCGTTTTTTCCTGACTACTTAATGCAAATTCATCCTGTGCTTCACGCGAAATACCATACTTCACTGCCACATTTTCTGCAGTGATTCCCATATTTAACTCACCATATATTTCACGTGGCTGCGAACCTGGTTGACTAGCTGTATTCGGGTCTTTCAATGAAACATCGCCAGATTTCGTACCGAAACGTACACTATTTACATAGTAAGGTGCAGTACTCATCGACTCCGCTCCACCTGCAATAATAATGTCACTTAATCCAGTCTGAATTTGTTGCGTAGCTGAATTCACTGCTTGCACACCAGATCCACATTGACGATGAATCGTATAACCTGGTACTTCCACTGGAATTCCTGCGCGAAGCATCGCAACTCTTGCTACGTTCGATGCATCCGCACTTTGTTTTGCTTGACCTAAAATAACCTCTTCTACTAAACCTTTATCCAACTCTGTACGACGCAACAATTCCGAAATCACGTGAGCTCCAAGGAAATCCACTGTTTCATTTCCAATACTGCCCCCAAGTTTCCCAATTGCTGTACGCACTGCATCTACGATTACTACATTTTTCAACTCGTCATCTCCTAGCGTAATGCTTCACTTTTTCACGGTCGATTTCCATCCCAAAGCCTGGTCCATCCGGAATTACTACTCCAAAGTTTTTATACTTCATGAATAACGTCTTTGAACAATAAAGAACCGAAAATTTCCGTACCGAATTTCATTTCTGGAATCGTTTCATATAACTGCGCACAAATCGCCGTACCTAAACTAGACTCGATCATCGTTCCACCGTACAAACCGATACCAGCCACAACCCCTCTTTATTCGGTGAAATCAGCTTCCGTTTTCGCGCGTACTTCCTCTATCGTTGCACCTGGCATTAATTCCACCAGCTTCAATTGTTTATTTACCACTTCAAATACGGCTAACTCCGTGAAAATCATATCCACACTTCGAGTTGAGGTAATTGGATATGTGCACTCTTTCAAAATCTTACTACTGCCATCTTTTGACGTATGGCTCATCGTTACAAACACTTTTTTCGCACCAACTAATAAATCCATTGCACCGCCGACACCCATAATATTCTTACCAGGAACAGCCCAGTTCGCAATCACACCTGACTGCTCTACTTGAAGCGCACCAAGAATAGCAAAGTCTACATGTCCACCCCGAATCATCGCAAATGAATCGGAACTGTTAAAATAAGAGGCCCCTATTGCTTCCCCAACTGGTAGTTTACCTGCGTTCACAAGGTTCGGATCGATATCCGCTTCTTCCACATCCGTTACACCAAGCAATCCATTTTCCGTATGTAAGTAAATATCCGCTGCATCCATGTACTCCGCAACCAAAGTTGGAATACCTATTCCTAGGTTTACAATGCAAGGTCCTTCTAGCTCCTGAGCAACTCGCTTCGCAATAACATGCTGCATATCTGCTTTATTTAAAGTAGTCATTTATTCACAACTCCTTC is part of the Psychrobacillus sp. FSL H8-0483 genome and encodes:
- a CDS encoding acyltransferase family protein; amino-acid sequence: MAQKRLAWVDVTKGFLMILVVIGHYPGELDFPLIKYIYWFHMPAFFLLSGIFFKEMKDNESANPTIKKRFMQLMVPYVFFLFVITTIRYSMELATGNFDFSWYLQDFWKLVIAGRFARGAYGVFWFVTTLFFTYLLFLWMTKYLSRFKQIALLVIFYLVAHLESIFAMHVISGAPDKAAQTIPMLWNLDVVLMAIVYFALGYYAKSIWMHITTTWLLGSIFVVLSAITADKVGILDYHLSMKFLRYDHLVLDLIIPLAFIIAILGIFQRLTKLLPLEWLAQIEKHSISIMYLHIFTDIILNDYFHYGIIGFTTLGVSIPIIASIIIQKLIPYGKFFLGDVRAKKPIRI
- a CDS encoding thiolase family protein: MKNVVIVDAVRTAIGKLGGSIGNETVDFLGAHVISELLRRTELDKGLVEEVILGQAKQSADASNVARVAMLRAGIPVEVPGYTIHRQCGSGVQAVNSATQQIQTGLSDIIIAGGAESMSTAPYYVNSVRFGTKSGDVSLKDPNTASQPGSQPREIYGELNMGITAENVAVKYGISREAQDEFALSSQEKTKIAIEKGYFEKEIAPYPVKTRKGIVEFKVDEHPRETTLEKLAALKPVFKEGGTVTAGNASGRNDGAAALLVMSEEEALKRGFKPKARVIAQASVGCSPELMGMGPVYAMLKALKQTDLTIADLDVVELNEAFASQAVACVNELGLDYSKVNPNGGAIAMGHPIGATGAILLTKLVHELERTGKKYGAVTLCIAGGMGIATIVENMQV
- a CDS encoding 3-oxoacid CoA-transferase subunit B; translation: MTTLNKADMQHVIAKRVAQELEGPCIVNLGIGIPTLVAEYMDAADIYLHTENGLLGVTDVEEADIDPNLVNAGKLPVGEAIGASYFNSSDSFAMIRGGHVDFAILGALQVEQSGVIANWAVPGKNIMGVGGAMDLLVGAKKVFVTMSHTSKDGSSKILKECTYPITSTRSVDMIFTELAVFEVVNKQLKLVELMPGATIEEVRAKTEADFTE